A stretch of Anas acuta chromosome 3, bAnaAcu1.1, whole genome shotgun sequence DNA encodes these proteins:
- the WDR64 gene encoding LOW QUALITY PROTEIN: WD repeat-containing protein 64 (The sequence of the model RefSeq protein was modified relative to this genomic sequence to represent the inferred CDS: inserted 6 bases in 4 codons; substituted 2 bases at 2 genomic stop codons) gives MSEKDCDNESCSALNVPDFKNALKELQKLVEKTVAQKTEERLGLYIKDGEIEQERLNLAISFKSCSGEFPVPLPGFEFSAEYMEFMWRWFKICILTTDEITGCDFLTQMECVVAVTERTIIVWDYKSKGSQNNCFIIKPMENGLLCVCTVTMSDHLADDNIIMGDEKGDDKVHLLKVTGDHFGLKXCKGEKESQIQILDSKIFNIVKRKLHDDWVVKVKYISDLNCFRSCSSDSIHSFXDDIKRLEDSLPVKEFSVPKGVNAFIYCGKAKVIVTGGHDKFLHLWHPCINSRPTGKLSGHRHSVLEXVTNEKHQYVISLSSAKLFCVWNIQTLSMLQVFHDNQGIPAELETLIMVFNNDSGTLIAGSTVIDIYPLTHMIQDMKQVPQTHEKSISVLAYNRTFHQVLTICSQSILKVIWDLETGYQIYQNEDAHGLNIEVTYAAIEINGFYLAAWAWDVVCKINENSQASIPQASGXNAVLFLVRSASSSRCTVLETKCDQYEGWNYTKDSCLVVETREITKGCIMHWSIVSFLEDPQNSKRQIKEXLCWRAHSTEVVGLFHEEEKNVVVTASVDGSVRVWHATNECYLGYFGQLRKFELSDISQLILPCDVNSLPIIIKEESKHMENKKKFEYPLMLDLDKWKSLTRLPSIXPKHVDIVQDLKFFKALAFPKIHRQPLEIFESGNRVCGAVFGSLPIDEVSTSVFHLLQ, from the exons AGGTTGAACCTGGCAATTTCATTTAAGAGCTGTTCTGGAGAATTCCCAGTCCCATTACCTGGGTTTGAATTTAGTGCTGAGTATATGGAATTTATGTGGAGATggtttaaaatatgtattttaacaaCAGACGAGATCACTGGATGTGATTTCCTAACTCAGATGGAATGTGTTGTGGCTGTAACTGAAAGGACAATCATCGTCTGGGACTATAAATCAAAAGGAAGTCAG aataatTGCTTTATCATAAAACCAATGGAAAATGGtttgctctgtgtttgcacGGTGACTATGTCAGATCACCTGGCTGATGATAATATCATAATGGGAGATGAAAAGGGAGATGATAAGGTTCACCTGCTTAAAGTGACCGGTGATCACTTCGGATTGAAGTAATGTAAAGGTGAAAAGGAATCACAGATTCAGATTTTGGATTCCAAAATTTTTAACAT TGTTAAACGCAAACTACATGATGACTGGGTTGTGAAAGTTAAGTACATTTCTGACCTAAATTGTTTCAGATCCTGCTCCTCAGACAGTATTCATTCAT TGGATGACATAAAGAGACTAGAGGATAGCTT ACCTGTAAAGGAATTTTCTGTCCCTAAAGGGGTGAATGCCTTCATATATTGTGGAAAAGCAAAAGTCATTGTCACTGGAG GTCATGACAAATTCCTTCATTTGTGGCATCCTTGTATTAATAGCAGACCTACAGGGAAGCTGTCAGGACACCGACACAGTGTTTTGG TTGtgacaaatgaaaaacatcagTATGTTATCAGCCTTTCTTCTGCAAAG CTTTTTTGCGTGTGGAATATACAGACCCTTTCAATGCTTCAGGTCTTTCATGATAATCAAGGGATTCCTGCAGAGTTGGAGACTCTTATCATGGTATTTAACAATGATAGTGGCACACTGATTGCAG GTTCAACTGTCATTGATATTTATCCCCTAACTCACATGATACAAGATATGAAACAGGTTCCACAGACACATGAGAAAAGCATCAGTGTTCTGGCTTACAACAGGACTTTTCACCAAGTCCTCACTATCTGCTCTCAGTCAATACTGAAGGTGA tctgggACCTAGAAACAGGATATCAAATATATCAGAATGAAGATGCACATGGGCTTAATATTGAAGTGACCTATGCAGCCATTGAAATAAATGGTTTTTATCTTGCTGCTTGGGCATGGGATG TTGT GTGTAAAATTAATGAGAATAGCCAAGCTTCAATTCCTCAAGCATCTGG AAATGCCGTGTTGTTCCTTGTACGTAGTGCTTCCTCTTCCAG ATGTACAGTCCTAGAAACCAAATGTGATCAGTATGAAGGCTGGAATTACACAAAAGATTCCTGTCTAGTAGTAGAAACAAGGGAGATAACAA agGGATGTATTATGCACTGGAGCATTGTGTCATTCTTAGAAGATCCACAAAATAGTAAAAGA CAAATAAAGGAGTAGCTCTGCTGGAGGGCACATTCTACTGAAGTGGTTGGCTTATTtcatgaagaggagaaaaacgTGGTAGTGACAGCATCTGTTGATGGTTCAGTCAG AGTCTGGCATGCCACAAATGAATGTTATCTTGGTTACTTTGGACAGCTCAGGAAGTTTGAATTATCAGATATCAGTCAGTTGATTTTGCCTTGTGATGTTAATAGCCTTCCCATTATAATTAAAGAGGAAAGCAagcatatggaaaataaaaagaaatttgaatatCCTCTAATGCTGGACTTGGACAA GTGGAAATCATTGACCAGATTGCCTTCAAT TCCTAAACATGTCGACATAGTTCAAGACTTGAAGTTTTTCAAAGCTTTGGCTTTTCCAAAG ATCCACAGGCAACCTTTGGAAATTTTTGAGTCAGGAAACAGAGTATGTGGTGCAGTATTTGGGTCACTTCCCATAGATGAGGTAAGCACAAGTGTTTTCCACCTTTTGCAGTAA